The following is a genomic window from Rhodoferax sp. PAMC 29310.
CAAAGGTTTTTCCTGTGAACGTTCCCAGTGCTGTGGTAGCAGCGCCTGTCCCGGTGGTTTCAAAATTAACAGTGAGCCACGCCGGTTTTCCCGCAGTCGGCAGACTGCAAAGACCCACTGATTGGCCGGACGCGCCACACCCAGACACAAACTGAATCGCTTGCTTGCCATCAAACAGGGCGGCTCGCGTCGATGTTGGGTCGATCATGTCAAGTTCCGCATCAATTAATGCCGCCTCAGCGGCTTGCCATGCAACCAACTGATCTCGGTCATTTCTCGCGCCGCGTTCGCTCATGAGCGAAATTTGCGCTCCTGCCACGCCCAGTAACGAAATGATCACCAAGATCAGCATCACCATAATTAGTGAGGCTCCGGTTTGGGCTTGAATGGAATTAGCCCCAGGTGATCGGGAAGGATGAATAGTTAGTTTCACTTCAAAGCCCCTGGTCGTTGCGCAAATGCACGGTGAAAGAGAGGGTTTGGCGCAGGCGGCCGTCTATTGCAGGCGTAAATACAGTGCCGGGGTCCAGCGCAGAGGCTACTGTTTGGGCCATGGCCAAGCCGGCTGTGCCGGTGCTGGATGGTTTTGCTGCGCCAAACGGATAGTAGGTAGCAGATGTTCTGTCTATCGCGGAGTTGGCCGGCCCCCGAAGCACCATTCCTATTCGAATGCTGCGAACGCGGCGCCAGTTGTCGTTTGTAGCCACTGCATTTCCCGCTACGGTGAGTTGATCGGCTCGAAGATAGGCGTCAGGCACCGAGTCTGTGGCTGTTGTGGGGGCGGCACCTGCCGTGACTCCATCTGTGCCGTAGAGGATCTGGAAATTCTCGACGCCTTGTACGATGGGTTGTGTCGTGATCGTCCCACTAGCTGGGTTGATCCAAGTGCACATTAAGGCCGGTTCACCAACGCTCACTGCAACGTGAATGACGCTTTCCCGTCTGTCGTATCGGCTAATGGGGATCGCTGTGACTCCATTGCCGGCACAGTCAATCATCGAACCGTCCGCCACCCCAGATCCAGGAAATGTCTCCACGCCCTGGTATCGCAAGACCAGCACATCGCTGCCATACCCAGCAACCGAAGTCGACCGTGCGTTGGACGCGTGTGTTGGATCGGTAGAGTTGATCAGGGCGTTATTAAATCCAAAGACATTCGAGTCTGGGTTGGTGGCCAAACCTGTGACAGCGGTTGTCGGCAGCGTGGTGGCCGCGTATTGAACGTCTTTGTAGCCGCTTTGAACAACCATACGCTGAAGCAAGTCTGCGGCGAAGCGTCCGTTGTCGCGAAGTTGAGCGGAGGCATCGACTGCGCTAAAACCTTGGCGTGTAACAGTCAGTGCGGCGATGGCTGCCAATGCGATCAGCATACTAATGATCAGCGCGACAAGTAACTCAACCATTGTTAGGCCAAGTTGAGCCGATCGTTGAGCAAGCTTTTGACCGCTTGGCAGTGGTAGACACTTTCTTAAATGAAGAGTCGATGAGCAAATCATGTTGAACTCCCTGGAGTCACTGGCAAGACAACCAGAGGCGTCGTCGCTCTTTCGAGCCCCGCAGCAGAGCTCTGAGTTCGATCTGTAGAGCTACGCGTCCATCCAATCTTCACGACGAGCACGCCACCGGTGTTGCTGCAAGCCCATTGCGGCAATCCCCCAGAGGTAAACGGTGTTGAGTCGAAACAAATATCAACTCGGGCACCAGGCAATTCAGCGTCAACCCGGGACAACCATTCCGTCATTTGAGCATTGGCGACATCAGTGGTGCTGGTACAAGCAGTCGTGGGCGATGCATTGAGGCAGTATGACGGTGTGCCGACCACGAGCGGAGATGTCGAGAATGACCCAATATAAGGATTGTTGACTGTCAGTATTCCGATATTCTTGTTTCCACGAATGGTTTCAGCTATTTCGCGGCCCAAGAAGACTGCGGCTGACTGCAGGCGAGCCTCTCTGTTGGCCTGAAGTGACGCAGCTTGCATGCCCACCATTCCGAGCAAGCCAAACGACAGCACGACAATAGATACCAGAACTTCAACCAATGAAAATCCGGCATTGTGCGAATAACTGAACAATGCCTTGTTCTTCCAATTGTTCGGTTGCCGGCGCTGATGTAGAAGGTGGAAATGTTCCATGCCCAATGATAGGCCTATGGGGCTCTGTATGGCGGTTTAGGCTGACCGCTCGTCGCCTCTGAGCAGCCGTTAGTCAGGTAATACCGGTGCCAGGGGCAAAAGTCTACCGCCCTACCTCATCCACCAGCGTTTTGAAGTCATCGATGTCTTCAAAGCTTCGGTAGACGCTGGCGAATCGGACATAGGCGATTTTGTCGAGCTTTTTCAGCTCCATCATGACCAGTTCGCCTATTCGGTTTGAAGCGACTTCGCGAGCGCCCAGATTGAGAAGAGTCTCTTCAATTCGCTCAACCGCATTGTCGACCTGTTCAGTGCTGACTGGTCGCTTGCGCAGCGCCAGTTTCATCGAGGCCAACAACTTCGGACGCTCATACTCTATCCGGCGACCGTCTTTTTTGACGATCGCTGGAAAAGTGACGTCGGGGCGCTCATAGGTCGTGAAGCGTTTTTCGCATGCACCGCATTGGCGTCTGCGGCGGATGAAGTCCCCATCCTCAGCGATTCGTGTCTCCACCACCTGGGTTTCGGAATGGCTGCAAAAGGGGCACTTCATAGGGCGTGCGTTTAGCCGTAAACCGGGAAGCGAGCTGTCAGGGCATTGACCTTGGCCCGGACCGCATCGATATTCGCGCTGTCTCTCGGATTGTCCAGAACGTCCGCGATCAAATTGGCGGTGATGCGAGCTTCTTCATCTTTGAAGCCGCGGGTTGTCATGGCCGGGGTGCCAATTCGCACACCGCTGGTGACCATTGGCTTCTCAGGGTCGTTGGGGATCGCATTTTTGTTGATGGTCATATGGGCAGAGCCGAGAACCGCCTCGGCTTCTTTGCCGGTAATCCCCTTGGAGCGCAGGTCAACCAACATGACATGACTTTCAGTGCGACCGCTGATGATGCGCAGCCCACGTGAAACCAGGGTTTCAGCGACGATGCGGGCATTTGTCAGTACTTGTTGTTGATAGACTTTGAAGTCCGGGGCGAGTGCCTCTTTGAATGCAACGGCCTTGGCCGCAATCACATGCATGAGGGGGCCACCTTGCAAGCCGGGAAATATGGCACTGTTGATGGCTTTTTCGTGTTGCGACTTCATCAGGATGATGCCACCACGGGGGCCGCGCAGGCTTTTGTGGGTGGTGGATGTCACCACGTCTGCATGTGGAACTGGGTTAGGGTACAGGCCTGCAGCAATCAGGCCAGCGTAGTGGGCCATATCCACCATGAAGATGGCGCCTACGTCCTTGGCGACCTTGGCAAACCGTTCGAAATCGATGCGCAAACTAAATGCAGATGCCCCAGCAATGATCAGCTTTGGCTTGGACTCATGCGCCTTGCGCTCCATGGCGTCATAGTCAATGTCCTCCTGCTCATTCAGCCCGTAGCTGACGACATTGAACCACTTGCCGCTTATGTTTAGTGCCATGCCGTGCGTCAAGTGACCGCCTTCAGCCAAGCTCATACCCATGATTGTGTCGCCAGGCTTCAGGAATGCCAGAAAAACGGCTTCATTTGCAGACGCGCCGCAATGAGGCTGCACATTGGCGGCTTCGGCTCCGAAAATTTGTTTCACGCGGTCAATGGCCAGTTGCTCGGCCACGTCAACATATTCGCAACCACCGTAATAGCGCTTGCCGGGATAGCCTTCCGCGTACTTGTTGGTCAGCTGGGTGCCTTGCGCTGCCATAACAGCGGGGGATGCATAGTTTTCGCTGGCAATCAGCTCGATATGGTGCTCTTGGCGTGCGTTTTCGGCTTGAATGGCCGCGAATAGCTCGGGGTCAGTTTGCTCGATGAGGATATTTCGGTTGAACATGGCAGTCCTTTGAGACGGTCGGCCTGTGAATCATTTTGAATGAAACCAGGGCTGCCCAGGCGAACGGCTGATCGCACAGGCCCTATGGCCTTGTGCGGCACGCTCCCCCGTGGTGTTCCCACTTCAGTACTCAAACCCTATTTGGCCAAGCACCTATCGCCAGTCGCGTACTCGCCGAGTTTAACTGACCATCGCGGCGGTGCGCCGGGTGGTCGGTAGGTGTCAAGAGTTGAGCGGGGCGGACATTTCGGCCGGAATGTCTTTGACCAAAACCGGAGCAGGTGAGGTTGAAGGCTCCACTTGCTGAATGACACGTCCAGTTGCGATTAGCTCTAGGCGTGCGTATTCAGCCATGACTTTGGCAGCATAGCCTCCGTCGTTATCCAAGTTGGCGGCGCCGACGTAATAGCGAAGTCCACCTTGGATAGAGCCTGCACGCTTGATACAGTCTTCGAGCACTTTCACGCCGACGCGCAAATTGGACAAGGGATCGAAGGCTGCAAACTTGCCGCCAAAGTTCTCATATTTCTCACTGTGAATCGTGGTCATGACTTGCATCAACCCTTGTGCTCCCACGTGGCTTTGAGCAAATGGGTTGAAGCCTGATTCAATGGCCATGACCGCCAAAATCAGGGTGGGGTCAATTTTGGTTCGTTGGCCTATTTGGTAAGCCTCGGATACCAGCGCGCTGATGGGTTCGGGGGCGACCGAGTATTTCTTGCTTAACCAAAATGCCACTGCGGCTTGTCGTTTGGGCAGGTCGCGTGGGTTGCTTGCAGTCGCACGTTCAATCGCCTCCACCTCGGTAGGCAGGCCAGTGAGCTCGACTTGGCGGGTCTGCAACCAACTAAAAAGCTTGACTTCACCTATCTGGCGTAGCGCTGGCTGCGCAGTCAAGGCGATGGCTGCAAAAATCACAGTCAAGCCAATCAGGGCAAAACTGCTATGTGTAATTTCAAAGAATCCGCGGGCGATGACTGATGCGAGTGATCGCAGGCCCACTGTTACTTTTTCTGACGCGTTCATAGAACTTCCTTTGTTCGCGCGGGGTGCAAGTTTGAACTGATTCCAATTCGTCACTCACAACACCTCGTTTGAGTTAGTACGCGTTCAATATCCTGCTGGTTGTTTCATGCGTTATGCAGAGAATTGAGAATGCCGGGGTCGGCATCGGGTACGGGTTATCCTTTGATCTTCTCGCTGGGACGGCGGATTCTATGAGGCTTTGATATACCAAGTCAACAATATCAAATGATTTTTATATAACTAGATTTCTCATAAATCAGGTCGATATCAGTGAGGATATAGAGCCTTACTCGTCATGTGTGGGCAAAAAACCTGTCGGTTAGTTGCCCGCTTGTGAGGAAAACCTATTGCAGGCTTTCCGGGTTGGGTGGCACCATGGCAGCAATGATGTCGCTCATGCTGATGGTTCCCATTAGTTTGCCCTTGCTATTGACAACGTTGGCAGCGTCCTTGCCCTCTACGCTGAGCAGTCGTGCGGCTTCCTCAATGACGAGGCTGACGTCGACTGTCGGGCCGTCCACGGCCGCGCCTTGGGTCATCAACGTGCGGCAGCGAATCACGCGGCCACGGTTGACGTCTTTCACGAAGCTGGCAATGTACTCATTGGCTGGCTTGAGAACAATCTGCTGCCCAGTGCCCTGTTGCACGGCTTCGCCGTCGCGCAGGATGGCAATTCTGTCGCCCAGGCGCAGTGCCTCATCCAGATCGTGGGTGATAAAAACGATTGTTTTCCCCAGCTCTTGTTGAAGATCTAGGAGAACAGACTGCATATCGCTTCGAATCAATGGGTCCAGCGCTGAAAACGCTTCGTCCATCAACAAGATCGGGGCATCGTTGGTGAGCGCTCGAGCCAAGCCCACTCGCTGCTGCATGCCGCCGGAGAGCTGATTCGGATAGTTGTCCTCGTAGCCCTTCAGCCCAACGCGTTCGATCCACCGCATGGACGCTTCACGTCGCTTCTTGCGGGCAACTTTCTGGACTTGCAGTCCGTATTCGGCGTTCTCCAGCACCGTGAGGTGCGGGAAAAGGGCGAATTTCTGGAACACCATGGCGGTTTGCTCCCGTCGGAAGCGCTGCAGCTGGTCGTGGTTCATCTTCAGCACATCCTGCTCGCCAGCAAGCAACTCACCGGCCGTGGGGTCGATGAGTCGGTTAATGTGCCTTATGAGCGTGCTTTTTCCCGAACCAGACAAGCCCATCACGACATGGATTTCGCCAGCCGGCATGTCAATGTTGATGTCACGCAGACCCAGCACATGGCCATGATCATCACGCAGCTCTTGTTTGCTCATGCCCTGCCGGACTGCGTCGATGTACTTGTCAGGGGTCGGCCCAAAAATCTTGTATAGATTTTTGATTGAAATCCCGATCGGTGGCTTTGAAACCCCGGCAATCGTTTGTGTCAAATTTGCATCAGCCATGAACGACCTCCAAATGTTTCTGCAGGCGTTTTCCATAGGTTTGAGACACGCGGTCAAAAATAATCGCGATACCGACAATGGCCAAACCATTGAACATTCCCATGGTGAAGTACTGATTCGCAATGGCTTTCAATACCGGTTGACCCAGTCCTTGAACGCCAATCATGGAAGTGATAACCACCATGGCCAGCGACAGCATAATGGTCTGGTTGATGCCCGCCATGATCGTTGGAAGCGCCAGCGGAAGCTGTACCTGAACCATCTTTTGCCAAGTTGACGTGCCGAAAGCATCGGCTGCCTCCAGCAAGTCTGTGTCTACTAAACGTATTCCCAGGTTGGTAAAGCGAATCACCGGCGGAATGGCGTACACAACCACGGCAATCATGCCAGCAACTCTCCCGATGCCTAGCAACATCACCACAGGAATTAGGTAGACGAAGCTTGGCATGGTTTGCATCACGTCCAGCGCCGGGTTAATGGTTTTTTGCAACCGATCCCACCGACTCATGGCAATACCGATGGGCAGGCCTAGGGCCAAAGCAACCACGGTACAGACGAAAATCATCGAAATGGTTTTCATCGTGTCGTTCCACATGCCAAAATAGCCGATCACAAGGAGCGTCAAGACGGTGCCGACAACGA
Proteins encoded in this region:
- a CDS encoding PilX N-terminal domain-containing pilus assembly protein translates to MVMLILVIISLLGVAGAQISLMSERGARNDRDQLVAWQAAEAALIDAELDMIDPTSTRAALFDGKQAIQFVSGCGASGQSVGLCSLPTAGKPAWLTVNFETTGTGAATTALGTFTGKTFAAGGVGIQPSKAPRYIIELVPDPMGDASNPSFLYRVTAMGFGPREDIQALLQMVYRQ
- a CDS encoding PilW family protein; translated protein: MVELLVALIISMLIALAAIAALTVTRQGFSAVDASAQLRDNGRFAADLLQRMVVQSGYKDVQYAATTLPTTAVTGLATNPDSNVFGFNNALINSTDPTHASNARSTSVAGYGSDVLVLRYQGVETFPGSGVADGSMIDCAGNGVTAIPISRYDRRESVIHVAVSVGEPALMCTWINPASGTITTQPIVQGVENFQILYGTDGVTAGAAPTTATDSVPDAYLRADQLTVAGNAVATNDNWRRVRSIRIGMVLRGPANSAIDRTSATYYPFGAAKPSSTGTAGLAMAQTVASALDPGTVFTPAIDGRLRQTLSFTVHLRNDQGL
- the pilV gene encoding type IV pilus modification protein PilV; protein product: MEHFHLLHQRRQPNNWKNKALFSYSHNAGFSLVEVLVSIVVLSFGLLGMVGMQAASLQANREARLQSAAVFLGREIAETIRGNKNIGILTVNNPYIGSFSTSPLVVGTPSYCLNASPTTACTSTTDVANAQMTEWLSRVDAELPGARVDICFDSTPFTSGGLPQWACSNTGGVLVVKIGWTRSSTDRTQSSAAGLERATTPLVVLPVTPGSST
- the nrdR gene encoding transcriptional regulator NrdR — protein: MKCPFCSHSETQVVETRIAEDGDFIRRRRQCGACEKRFTTYERPDVTFPAIVKKDGRRIEYERPKLLASMKLALRKRPVSTEQVDNAVERIEETLLNLGAREVASNRIGELVMMELKKLDKIAYVRFASVYRSFEDIDDFKTLVDEVGR
- the glyA gene encoding serine hydroxymethyltransferase, which translates into the protein MFNRNILIEQTDPELFAAIQAENARQEHHIELIASENYASPAVMAAQGTQLTNKYAEGYPGKRYYGGCEYVDVAEQLAIDRVKQIFGAEAANVQPHCGASANEAVFLAFLKPGDTIMGMSLAEGGHLTHGMALNISGKWFNVVSYGLNEQEDIDYDAMERKAHESKPKLIIAGASAFSLRIDFERFAKVAKDVGAIFMVDMAHYAGLIAAGLYPNPVPHADVVTSTTHKSLRGPRGGIILMKSQHEKAINSAIFPGLQGGPLMHVIAAKAVAFKEALAPDFKVYQQQVLTNARIVAETLVSRGLRIISGRTESHVMLVDLRSKGITGKEAEAVLGSAHMTINKNAIPNDPEKPMVTSGVRIGTPAMTTRGFKDEEARITANLIADVLDNPRDSANIDAVRAKVNALTARFPVYG
- a CDS encoding lytic transglycosylase domain-containing protein — encoded protein: MNASEKVTVGLRSLASVIARGFFEITHSSFALIGLTVIFAAIALTAQPALRQIGEVKLFSWLQTRQVELTGLPTEVEAIERATASNPRDLPKRQAAVAFWLSKKYSVAPEPISALVSEAYQIGQRTKIDPTLILAVMAIESGFNPFAQSHVGAQGLMQVMTTIHSEKYENFGGKFAAFDPLSNLRVGVKVLEDCIKRAGSIQGGLRYYVGAANLDNDGGYAAKVMAEYARLELIATGRVIQQVEPSTSPAPVLVKDIPAEMSAPLNS
- a CDS encoding glycine betaine/L-proline ABC transporter ATP-binding protein, giving the protein MADANLTQTIAGVSKPPIGISIKNLYKIFGPTPDKYIDAVRQGMSKQELRDDHGHVLGLRDINIDMPAGEIHVVMGLSGSGKSTLIRHINRLIDPTAGELLAGEQDVLKMNHDQLQRFRREQTAMVFQKFALFPHLTVLENAEYGLQVQKVARKKRREASMRWIERVGLKGYEDNYPNQLSGGMQQRVGLARALTNDAPILLMDEAFSALDPLIRSDMQSVLLDLQQELGKTIVFITHDLDEALRLGDRIAILRDGEAVQQGTGQQIVLKPANEYIASFVKDVNRGRVIRCRTLMTQGAAVDGPTVDVSLVIEEAARLLSVEGKDAANVVNSKGKLMGTISMSDIIAAMVPPNPESLQ
- a CDS encoding proline/glycine betaine ABC transporter permease: MSFLKEFPSMGSEQLSAMRRAIDGTFRTFSREYGETLERLFDPLRDFLMYSERLLTQSPWPVVIGVIALIAWLASRSTKIVVGTVLTLLVIGYFGMWNDTMKTISMIFVCTVVALALGLPIGIAMSRWDRLQKTINPALDVMQTMPSFVYLIPVVMLLGIGRVAGMIAVVVYAIPPVIRFTNLGIRLVDTDLLEAADAFGTSTWQKMVQVQLPLALPTIMAGINQTIMLSLAMVVITSMIGVQGLGQPVLKAIANQYFTMGMFNGLAIVGIAIIFDRVSQTYGKRLQKHLEVVHG